Genomic DNA from Deinococcus aquiradiocola:
CCGGTCGAGGTGCAGATCCGCTCGCGCCGCATGCACGAGGTCGCGGAGTTCGGCGTGGCCGCCCACTGGATGTACAAGCAGGGCGAACGCCTCGGCGACCGGCAGAAGGAAGGCTGGCTGCAGCGCCTGCAGCAGCTGCAGCACGAGATCCTCGACGCGTCGGACTTCGTGGACGCCGTCAAGGACGACCTGCTCGGCGGGCGCGTCGTGGTGTTCACGCCGCGCGGCGACACCCGCGACCTCCCCAGCGGCAGCACCCCCATCGACTTCGCGTACAACGTCCACTCCCGTATCGGGGACACCGCGACGGGCGCGCGCGTGAACGGCAGCATCGTGCCGCTCAGCTACAAACTCCAGAACGGCGACATGGTCGAGATCGTGACCATCAAGAACGGCTCGCCCAGCAAGGACTGGCTGAGTTTCGCCGTCACCCGCAGCGCCCGCACCAAGATCCGGCACCACTTCCGCGCCGAGGAACGCAGCGAGGCCCTCACGCACGGCCACGACCTGCTGGAACGCTACCTCCGCAAACGCCAGCTGCCGGTCCGGCAACTCATGCGCACCAAACTGCTGGAGGACGTGGCCGACAAACTCACCGGGAACCGCAACCCCGACGACCTGTACCTCGCGCTGCACGCCGGGAAACTCACGACCGGCACCGTCGCCCGCGCCCTCGCCCCGCAGCTGGAACAGGAACGCACGCCCGTCCGTCCCCCACGTCCCGCGCCCACGAGGCCCCTGCAGGACGGTCAGGTGTACGTGGAAGGCACCCTCACGCCCGCCAAGCGCGCCATGTGCTGCAACCCCATCGCGGGCGACCAGATCATGGCGTACGTCACGCGCGGCCGGGGCTACACCATCCACCGCATCGACTGCCCGAACATGGTGCGCCTGCTGAAGGACGAACCCGAGGACCGCTGCCGCCCCGCCTCCTGGAACCCCAGCGCGGCCGGGCACAGCACCGTCGAACTGGACGTGGTCGCCGCCGACCGCTCCGGTCTGCTCGCGGACGTGCTGGCCGTCCTCGTCGCGCAGAGCCGCAGCCCCCTCAAGATCGAGGCGGGCGTGCGCGGCCCGCGCGCCCACATCCTGCTGCGCCTGGAAGTGGGCGGTCAGCTCGACCTGTCCTACCTGGCGGACGCCATCAAGGCCGTCGAGGGCGTGCAGGACGTCCTGCGGGTCGGCAACAAGAACGGCCGCAGCATCCCCAGCGAGGCGCGGCTGCGCTGAACAATCCCCGACGTCGCGCGGCCCGCTGAACGGCGAGGTCGCGCGTGCCGTTCAGCGCCACGCACCGCCCGGATCTTCGACAACTCTTGACCGAAAGGGACTACCATCTGAAGATGACGGCCCCCACCGACCTCGTCCGCGTTCCCGTGGCCCCGGCCTTCACGCGCCGCGCCACCTGGCCCCTGCTGCGTGCCCTGGGGGCCGCCCTGCTCGTGCTGCTGGGCGTGCTGCTGGTGGTGCCGCCCCTGCTCGGCTACCCGCGCTACGAGGTGCGCGGCGGGACGCTCACCGTCCGCAGCCTCGCCACGCACCGCATCCTCCCGGCGAGCACGCCCGCGCAGCGCGTCACACTGCCGCCCCTCACGCGCGCCATGGGCACGCGCGCGGTCGGGCGGGACGGCACCGGGACGTGCGTGGGCCGCTTCCGTGACGCGTCCGGGCAGCGGTACGAGCTGTACACCGACTGCTCGGCGGACGCCCTGGTGTTCCGCGTGCCGGGCCGCCCGCTGCTCGCGGTCACGCCGGACGACCCGGCCGCGTTCCTCGCTGCCCTGCAGAACGGCGGGACCGGCACCTTCGGGACGCCCCGGCACGGCGTCCCGCCGGGCAGCTGGCTGGGCGCGCTGCCGCTGTTCGTGCTGGCCGCCCTGCTGCTGTGGCCATGGCCACCCCTGCAGTACCGCCTGACGCCGGACGCGCTGGAGGTCCGCCGCCGCCTGGGCGTGGACCGCCTCCCGTACGCGGGCCTGAGCGTCCGGCCCGCCCGCAGCCGCCTCGGGGTGCGGCTCGTCGGGACGGGCCTGCCCGGCTACCACACCGGCCTGTACGCCACGGCCGACGGGCAGGTGATGGCGGTCGCCACCTCCACCCGCGCGCCCGGCCTGCTTCTCACGAGCGGGCACGCCACGTACTACCTGACGCCCGCCGACCCGCACGCCCTGACGGCCGAACTGCGCGCGCGGGGCGCTACACTCCTGAACGAGTGAACCCCTCCGTCCTGTACCTCCTGCCGGACCTCGGCGACCTGCTGCGCCTGCAGCCGCAGTACAACGCCGCCACCCTCGTCGAACTGACTCGCGCGCTGCCGCCCGGCCCGCCGCACGCGCCGCACGTGCTGTGGCTGACCGGCCCGGACCCCGACCACCCGGCCCGCGACGCCTTCGCGGCCGCCGGGACCGAAGTGAGCGACCTGAGCCCCGACTGGACCTGGGCGCACGCGGAACACGACGCCCTGAAGGGCTTCATGAAGCAGTACCCGCAGGGGCAGGAGCGACTGCGGCGCGCCGCGCACGCCGAACAGGATCTGCAGGCCCTGCTGGGCGGGCCGCTCACGCTGGAGTCCCTCACCTCGGCCCGCACGCAGGATGGGATACGCGCGTACCACGCGGCCCTGCAGGACGCGCTGGACGAGGGGCCCGGCACGCGCTGGCACGCCCGCCGCCTCGACACGCTCGCCCGCACCCTGCAGGACCGGACCGGCGTGGCGCTCGCGGCGCTCGACGACCTGCCGGACCTCCTCGACCGCCTTCCGCACGCCGCCCTGCCAGACCCGGCCACCTTCCAGCCCGGCGAGGCGTCCAGGCGGCGGGCACTGGCCGACCGCGCCCTGCTGCTGGACGAGCATGATGACCTCATGGCCCTGCTCGGCGCACTGGAACGCGAGCCGGGCGACCGCGTCACGCCCGCCGCCGAACTGCGGTACGCCGCCGCGAACATCCACCTCGCGGTCGGCGACCTGCCTGCCGCCCGCACCCACCTGGAGAGCGCCGCGCACGCCCTCACGGACGAACGCAGCCTGCCGGGCCTGGTGCTCGCCCGCCTCGGACAGGTGCGCGACGCGCAGGGCGAACGCGACCTCGCCACCCGCACCTACCGCGCCGTGCTGGCCCTCACGTACGCCCCGCAGGCCGCCCGTGACGCCGCCCTCGCGGGACTGGACGCCCCCTTCACGCTCGACCTCACGCCCCGCCCCTGAACGGCCCCCCGTCAGGCGCGCACGATCGGCCAGGCGTGCACGTCCAGCCGTTCCGAGTACAGCAGGTGCGGCTCGCCCTCCAGCCGCACGCCGATCTGCTCGGCCATGGTGTTCACGCCCAGGGTCGCCTCCGCCCCCTGCAGCGGCCACGGCCCGTGATGAATGTCGCCCCGGAACACGCGCCCCCGCCCGTCCGCGCTGAACAGCGCGTACCGGCTGGTCAGCCAGTCCTCCAGTGACCCGGGCCGCGCCGTGAACACCTCGCCCACCGGGCGGTACGCGGCCCCGAACCGGGCGGGCGGCGCGCCCACATGCGTCCGGGCGCTCGCGTACGCGATCACGTCTCCCTCGCGGCGCGTCCACATGCGCGCGTCCATGTACGGCAGGTGAAAGAACGTCCGCGCGAGCCGCACGCCGATCTTCTGCGCGGCGTCCAGACTGAAGAACCACACGCCCGGCACGCCGTTCACCGTCACGTACGTCCGCAGGTTCAGTTCCGGGAACGCGGACAGGCCCGGCACGTCGAAGGTGAACCTCGGGTGGATGCCTTCCATCCGGAACGGCACCACGCCCAGGTACGCCCTGCCGTCCCAGGTGTCGAGCGTCACGCCGTCCGGCAGGGCGCGCGCCACCACGTCCGCGTCCACTGCCCAGTGCATGAAGCACAGTTCCAGCCACCGCATCTGCAGTACCCACGGACGATCAGGGACAGGGAAGGAACGCGTCATGGCCGCCAGTGTACCCGCCCGCGCCCAGGTGAGCGGTAACAAAAACCCCCCACACGTGGTGGGGGGTTCGGGGAACGCGTGCCGGGTTCAGCGCTTGCTGAACTGAGGCGCGCGGCGCGCCTTCTTGAGGCCGAACTTCTTGCGTTCGACTTCGCGGGGGTCGCGGGTCAGCAGGCCCTTGGGCTTCATCTGCACGCGGTAGTCGGGGTTGACCTTCAGCAGCGCGCGGGCGATGCCGAGCTTGATCGCGTCGGCCTGACCGGTCGGGCCACCGCCGACGACCGTGATCACGGCGTCGTAACGGCCGGCCGTGCCGGTCTCACGGAAGGCGGCGAGCGCCTGAACCGCACGGAACACGCCACGGAAGTAGCTCTGGAATTCCTTGCCGTTCACGACGATCTTG
This window encodes:
- a CDS encoding PH domain-containing protein — its product is MTAPTDLVRVPVAPAFTRRATWPLLRALGAALLVLLGVLLVVPPLLGYPRYEVRGGTLTVRSLATHRILPASTPAQRVTLPPLTRAMGTRAVGRDGTGTCVGRFRDASGQRYELYTDCSADALVFRVPGRPLLAVTPDDPAAFLAALQNGGTGTFGTPRHGVPPGSWLGALPLFVLAALLLWPWPPLQYRLTPDALEVRRRLGVDRLPYAGLSVRPARSRLGVRLVGTGLPGYHTGLYATADGQVMAVATSTRAPGLLLTSGHATYYLTPADPHALTAELRARGATLLNE
- a CDS encoding RelA/SpoT family protein yields the protein MEALRPLIAERSPEERARIESAYEFARDAHAGVARKSGEPYITHPVAVAYILAELGMDSDSVIAGLLHDTVEDTTVTLEDVEKRFGTDVRRIVEGETKVSKLAKVAKAQDPDRTLSDEQSENMRKLLIAMTSDIRIIIVKLADRLHNMRTLGSMSPVKQQRIARETMEIFAPLAHRLGIGQVKWELEDLSFRYLEPDAYRDLQTRLRTRQEEREEHIRSALAEMRESLQEDLELEEWVDDINVSGRSKHLWSIYSKMQKEGKALEQIFDLLAIRVILTPRPLLQPDGKPRDPRKQERAEEVREKRVCYHSLSIVHSMWTPIPGRFKDYIAVPKPNGYQSLHTTVISPSGQPVEVQIRSRRMHEVAEFGVAAHWMYKQGERLGDRQKEGWLQRLQQLQHEILDASDFVDAVKDDLLGGRVVVFTPRGDTRDLPSGSTPIDFAYNVHSRIGDTATGARVNGSIVPLSYKLQNGDMVEIVTIKNGSPSKDWLSFAVTRSARTKIRHHFRAEERSEALTHGHDLLERYLRKRQLPVRQLMRTKLLEDVADKLTGNRNPDDLYLALHAGKLTTGTVARALAPQLEQERTPVRPPRPAPTRPLQDGQVYVEGTLTPAKRAMCCNPIAGDQIMAYVTRGRGYTIHRIDCPNMVRLLKDEPEDRCRPASWNPSAAGHSTVELDVVAADRSGLLADVLAVLVAQSRSPLKIEAGVRGPRAHILLRLEVGGQLDLSYLADAIKAVEGVQDVLRVGNKNGRSIPSEARLR
- a CDS encoding YqjF family protein produces the protein MTRSFPVPDRPWVLQMRWLELCFMHWAVDADVVARALPDGVTLDTWDGRAYLGVVPFRMEGIHPRFTFDVPGLSAFPELNLRTYVTVNGVPGVWFFSLDAAQKIGVRLARTFFHLPYMDARMWTRREGDVIAYASARTHVGAPPARFGAAYRPVGEVFTARPGSLEDWLTSRYALFSADGRGRVFRGDIHHGPWPLQGAEATLGVNTMAEQIGVRLEGEPHLLYSERLDVHAWPIVRA
- the rpsI gene encoding 30S ribosomal protein S9, encoding MAMEQYYGTGRRKTAVARVFLRPGEGKIVVNGKEFQSYFRGVFRAVQALAAFRETGTAGRYDAVITVVGGGPTGQADAIKLGIARALLKVNPDYRVQMKPKGLLTRDPREVERKKFGLKKARRAPQFSKR